The DNA window TAAAAGAACACATGACAAAATTTTATTTAGCTCTTTTGGGCCCTTATATTCagattacagaaaatattttttagtatgcaaaaaaaatcaaatctctcTAAATGAAACAGCTAAAAATTTGGCTTGTTATCAAGCATAAGTGAcatatttggctttttaaaaagtaacaaatactTCCAATTAAGTTGTTACACAAACTGTTTTTTTCTCCTAGTCGCCTAACGTTCATGGACAGTCTGCGTCTATGGTACATGGCACATACACAGGCTTGATGATTAGTCAAGAAatactgaagagaaagaaagacgaTATTTGTGATTACATATAAATTACCCAATTTAACTAATGAGTCCACTTATTAAAGAAGTCATCCATGACCACACAGCACTATACCAATTGTTAAGTGCCATTCTCATTTTGATCCTATTCAAAAGCTGAGAAATAACTCAAAACTAGAATGTGGCCAGGTGTCTTGCCAGTCTGATGTGAATGTCCAGAAAGTATGACAGGAAATAAAGAATTCTCCTTTCCTTCAAGAAAACTTTCCAGAAGGAGGTGGGGGGCCAAGAAATCCACCAGCCTGTTTGGTGGCAGCTCGAGAAGGGGCAAGGCCAAGAATCTTCTGAATGTTCTGTAAAGAAAGCACAGTAAGAACTAATTTTAATATAAGCTATAAAAAGTGCTTACATCCATCTCAGCAAAGAGAACGCACACAAAAGTACTGTTGCCTGCAATAGGGTGACTGTCATTTTCTAAAACAATGAAGAACCTAACGGTAAGAGCTGTGTATTCTTGATGAGACCTGGGTCTGCTAATCCAAAGAAGATGACTTTGCTtatcttcgagacagggtttctctgtgtagctctggctatcctggaactcactccatagaccaagctagccttgaattcacagagatccacctgcctctgcctcccaagtgctaggattaaaggcatgcacctttCCATCTTTTTCCTTATCTTAATTGTTCTTGCTGTGAATAttgtaacacaaattaataaaaagacccagtgacagatattggggttcaagctgaagatcagagaagcaaagtagctggccactagctctcacctctagctcaggctgaaagggtggACCCATGCACAATCTCTTCACCAAGtgtcaaactgctgcctctcctcagtgtggctagagaaggaatgcctctctgagaccttgcttctgtcttatatacttccctaatgttgggattaaaggtgtgagctataattcacatttagactgattcactcgtGAAGATCTGAgtggcctcgtactcacagaaatccgtctacctcttaattctgagtcctaggattaaaggtgtgtgtaccacctccttctagcttctggctcctgggattaaaggtgcgtgtcTGGCTTCTaagactttgcttttctgaatcctcaattaagctttaagaaatcataatatatcactacagaatATATGTCGATGTGATGATTTAACAaagaagctgattggccaataacGGAATGAAATAAGGTTAGACAAGAGAGCCAGACTAGGACAATGCtgggagaagggtggagtctgcAGTTGCcaggcagatgcagagggagcaggagatgaatgtgccataCTAATAAAGGTACCTCTCCACATGGCAAAATGTAAATAAGGAATACAGGTTATCTTAAAATGTAAGAaccaattaataataagtctgagatattggtcaagcatttataattaatatgagcctCAGTATACTTATTTGGGACCTGctagtgggacagaaacttctgccaacAGTATCTAATGCAAcaaataggtttttaaaaaaatctattcagtTTTGTAAAAAAGTACTGAAGTAGTcctataaaaaatatttttgaaacctGGCGATGGTGgtatactcctttaatcctagcacttgggaggcagagacagatggatctctgtaagttcaaagccagcctggtctacagcaggagtgccaggacaggttccaaagctacagagaaaccctgtttcgaaaacaaaacaaaacaccaacaaaaacaattatcttctgatttctttttcaaatacaatatttaatttaattacataACAACAGTAACATGTAAAACCAGCATAAACAGGTTTTGAAAAACAATGGACTTTTGGAGCAGACAGGCGTGGGTGTGCTAAAGAGCACTCCTGAACAGACAGCTGACTAAAAATCAATTGGCATAAGCTTTAACAAGAATGGAGAGGGCTGATGAGTGGGCAAAGGTTAAGTAAAGGCCAACTGTGACccagcatttttaaagaaaagacttAGGGATTATCTCATTACTCAATTCCTTCATTTGCAATTTGAAAACACTAACCTTTGGAAAGGAATAATGgcttctccaaaaataaaaaagctaaattAGAAACAGAGAAGTagagtgggtgtggtggcacatatctgtaattccactgctcaggaggtgaaggcaggaagatcaagagttcaaggctagcctgagccacATGAGACCCATTTCAAAACAGTTCTATTTTAAACCTATATGATTGATATAGGTTTAAATCTTAGTCTAGTGAGTTCTCTTCAGCCACACTTGCTATGttaaaactctgtcttgagaacAAATGATATTAGGTGTACACAATTTCATACAATTGAACTACCTATCCCTCAACACTCCATTATCTGTTTCGATTAAGACACTGGGAGGCTGCCCAGATGTAGGCTCCTTTGGAAGtacatactcctttaatcccttGTCAGAATATAATGAAGTAACAAATACAACTTAAAGGACTACCTTGAATTGTTTTTATcataaagcatttaaatatacataGCATACACTATAACTTATACTTTaatgagaatttttaaatgagttaGGAAGACCAATCATTAGTAGGTCAAGCTAGAGAAAGAAATATCTGCATTTGTATTACTATATATTAACTTCACACATatctataaaaaattaaaaacaaaaatactgaacaaaacAGTGAGAAAACCAAACGATGTGCTACCAATttccagggttttttgtttttgttttttgagacaggtttctgtgtagccttggtcatcctgggacttactctgtagataggctgacctgaactcagacatccacctgcctccacctcctgagtgctgggattaaaggcacatgccatcaTGTCTGACCaatttccagtttttaaaatttgggcattaaaagccaggtgtgatggcatatgcctgtaatcccagcacttggaaagtagaggcaggagaattagacGTTTAAGGCCACTTGGGATCTAtaagattgtctcaaaaaataaaattagaaacaataaaaattgacAAGTATTTCCTGGGTACCTACAATGTTTTTAACATTAGGCTAAGGATTCTGTAAAATAAGAACAATTTGAAATAAGACATTAGAGAACACAGAATGATACCACATTTGTCCAGCCAACAAACATAGCAATACACTTCTAGACAAAATATACAAGGGCTCTTTACTTGGTTATTCAGCAGAGACGGGTCAATTAAATGAGTCCTTGTCATTTTCCAGAATAAAAACCAGTTTTAAAACTCTGATGGCTTTTAAATGACAGGTTTACTGAAACAaagtagaaaatggaaaggaaagtaAAACCTATTTGGAGAGACAAGATACCGAATAGATAGATTAAGAGGTTCATGCTACCGTGGAGACCTTCACCTTTAGACTCTGCAGCAGTGCCAGCAAGTCACTCCATATTTTGTACTGCTCTCAACCTTGGCCACTGAAGCTTCCTTTTTCAGTGAGCAGGGGTTAATACAGAGACCCCGTAACTGGTCAAAGGGCTGTGACCACTGGTAGGCTGCCCATGCTCCAGTGTGGCCTTACACCCATTTACATACAGGTTGTACTCACTAGGCCTAATGGAttaggaaggaggaaggaaggaaggaaggaaggaaggaaggaaggaaggaaggaaggaaggaaggaaggaaggaaggaaggagacactAAATTGGGAGGAAACATCAGGGGTGAGTCTAGAGAAGTTAAAGTGAGGTACAGGGGCTAGATACACAAAACACATTTGTAACATATGATAGTCTCaggaaataaaacatattaaGATGGGCATGGTGATgaatgcacttgggaggcagaggcaggcagatctctgagttcaaggacagcctggtctacagagcaagttccaggacagtcagggcaacacagagaatccctgtcttgaaaaaaacaaaacaagttttgagcctggcatggtggcccTTGGAAACCAGCACTTGGAAACCAGAGGCAgaagtatctctgtgagttttgaggccagcctagtctatatagcaagCTCCAAGaaagctaggactacatagagagatcacatcttaaaacaacaaaatccttcAACAATGAgaataagccaggtgtggtaactCACACGTGTGATCCCActattcaggaggtagaggcaagaggacccaGGAGTTCGAAGGCATCCTCAGTTACAAGTTCACCATCTTGGGCTACTTAAGACTGCCtcaaatcaacaacagaaaggatGAATTAAAGGTATTTTCAGGCAGGGGAATCAGACTCCCCTACCCCCAaacgcctttaaacccagtactaggaaggcagaggcaggtgtatctctatgagttcaaggtcagcctggtctacaaagctacacagagaaaccctgtctcgaaaaacaaataaacaaacaaacaaaaagatattttcaGATAAATGAAGATTTCAAATTTGTTACCAACAAACTTGTACCATAAGAAACAcaagaagggggctggagagatggctcagcagttaagaatattggctgctcttccagaggtcctgagttcaattcccagcaactacatggtggctcacaactatctgtaatgagatctggtaccctcttctgacatgcaggcatgTACGCacacagaacactatacataataaataaatcttttaaaaaaaatacaagaaggaaacagaacagaacaaaacaaaataacctgAATCCCTGAAGAAGTCAGATATAGAAGTCAGGTGTGAAATTATTcctgtttgcagatgatgtgagCCCATACTGAGAATTCCCAAAGTATTCCACTGGAGAATCCTTAGAAGAGATAAGCAAGGGTGCCCAGTGGCACAATGGGCTAGCTCTCTGTACTTACAAACAAATGGTTAACAAATTCAGCAaattagcaggatacaaaatcaacgtATAGAAATCAATAGCTTTTCTGCTgggctctacaagagctagttccaggtcagccgccaaagccacagagaaacccagtcttgaaaaaccaaaaaaaaaaaaaaagaaaagaaaaagaaatcaatagcttttctataatagcactgagaaagaaattaggaatggaattcattctttttttttttttcttttggtttttcgagacggtttctctgtgtagctttagaatcctggcacttgctctggagaccaggttggtctcgaactcacagagacctgcctgcctctgcctcctgagtgctgggattaaggcgtgtgccaccaactctcGGCTCATGTGAATCATTTTAACCCTCAGACTGAAagttgtctgatgctctgaacaAAGTcagctattgcatgagactttagtctgtcttatttttaggctccattctcccaggtcccactgccACAAGAGTAGTAAACACCCTTGAACTGACAAAAGGCATTAATACATGATAGAGAAATGAAACTGGAAAGAATGAAGTCACTATACTTTAGAcagataaaatgaagaaaacacagagctCAAGAATggggtgtgggggctggagatggttcagcagttaagagcactggctgctcttccagaggacctgggttcaattcccagcacccacatggcagctcacaactgtctgtaatcccagttccagggaatctgacatcttcacaacaatgcacataaaataaagttaaataaatttaaaaagaatgggATGTGGAAGCCATACCTGATTTTACAATTCCCCTCATCCCTAAAGTCAGTAATCTAGATTTTCAGACATTTAATACAGTTGTAAACAATGCTAGAACCCTaaaatgagctgggcagtggtggctcatgcctttaattccagcattcaggaggcagaggcagggggatgtctatgagttcgagaccagcctggtctacaagagctagttccaggacagcctccaaaaaagccacagagaacccctgtttcaaaacaaccccccacacacacacacaaaaaaaagaactctAAAATGAGCAACTGAAAACTCAGTAGTCCGGATAAGTGTTCCCAGAATAACAGAAGTAAAGCTAGTTTGAGCAGTGACAGAAAGGAAAGCTACACACATTGAATAAGGGGTGTGGATACTCACTTGCCGAATTGACATAGTACAGAGAATATACAGGAAGATGAAGGAGCAGTCTGTGGTGTCATCTCCCAGCAGGTTTCGATGAGACAATCCTTGGATGTAAGAAAGAGGAGTGAAGGGGAGCTTTGCCACCACTCTACCATCAAATCTAAAACGGAAGAATAAGCAAagaacttttagaaaaaaaatgtgggcaCAAGTAGAACCTTTTGACCAAGGCTGAAAGTGCAGTCACTTGAGAAAGAATCCAGGCTAATCAGTGCTCTCTAAACAAGTGGTTCTCCATGCTTCTGTCTGAAGAACCTGTACAAACTCACATTACAGAGGACCCAAAAGACTAGTGTGTACATTATAGCTATTAATATATGCTGTATTAGAAATTgaactaagggctggagagatggctcagaggttaagagcaccaactgctattccagaggtcctgagttcaattcccagcaactacatgtggctcacaaccatccgttatgagatctggtaccctcttctggcatgcagatatacttggaagcagaatgttgtatacataataaataaataaaatcttaaaaaaaagaaattgaactaAGCTGGGCGtgatggcacacccctttaatcccagcactcaggaggcagatgtagatggatctctgtgaattcaaggccagcttggtctacaaagtgagttcctggacagcccaagttgttacacagaaaaaccctgtgtcaaaaaacaaaaacaacacaaaagaaaagaaaaagaaaggaaaggaagagaaaagaaaagaaaagaaagaaggggaaactggagaaatggctcagcagttgccatcacttgcttctcttccaggtgaccagtgttcagttcccatcacccacgtCATAGCTCACAAgagtctgtaactccggttccaagAGTTACCTTACCTCTGCAGACATCAGaggtgcacacatgcaggcaaaacacctatatatgTATCTTCTTAAGTAGCAAGAAACCTGATATATGTTAACATGCatataaatgaaaagtaattttgggggggccagcaagatggctccttATGTAAAGGTGCCTattgccaagcctaatgacctgagtcccatcctggaacccacatggtgaaaggagagaaccaacccctgcaagttgtcctctgacttccatataaGCACCTCAACACACATAACTGCATCcccaacatatacacacacaaaaaattttaaagctttaaaaaaggCAATtggggagccgggcgttggtggctcacgcctttaatcccaccactcgggaggcaggggcaggtggatctctgtgagttcgagaccagtctggcctacaagagctagttccagggaagcctccaaagccacagagaaaccctgtctggaaaaagaaaaaagtactttgggggctagagagatggctcagaggttaagaacactaactgctcttccagaggtcctgagttcaattcccagcaaccatatgttggctcataaccatctataatgagatctgatgccctcttctggctgtatacataataaatacataaatcttaaaaaaattttttttaaagtactttagGTGAAAATGTATTCTAAAACAAAGAACTAGTAAGAAGAGGGACATGTTTTAACTTCCAAAATCTAATGTTTGGTTTCATAAGAAATAGTTGGGTTCACAATTCTCTCAGTGTTTGGGGTGATGCGGTATCACACAACATGACAGTCTAGAAAACTCCATAGCACACTTGTAGGCAATGAAAGTGAAAGTGAGTAACATCTTAGGAACACCATGAAAACTCTCCGACTGCAACgatttcttttctcccctcctttccccacttcgtgttttcaagacacagtttctctgtgtagcctggctgtcctggatctccctctgtagcccaggccagccagagctgttatcagagaaaccctgtcttgggaaaaaaaaaaaaaactagacaagGTCTTGATATATTCCAAATTATCCCCAAAtctacaatctttctgcttcagccccaacaattctcctgccttcccctcccctaAAGCTCCTCAGCAAAGTCTTACCTATAATTGATTTTTTCCCCCAGAGGGCTAGGAGATTTTATGAGGAATAGCTAAACATTGTGTCCAATCTAATAAAGGAAAGAGTTGGGGCAAGGTAGATTGTTTCCTTAAGTAACTTGAACTTTGCAGATCCAGAGCAGGGCTGCTACTCGGGAGTAGGGGTACAGGGAAGCCTATTCCGACTCAAAAAAGGagctattttcttcttaaataacaGAGTCTAAGTTAGTGTAGGGCGACCCTAGAcgacctgcctccacctcccaaacgctgggacttcaggcgtgtgccaccaggcccagcttatGCAGTCCCAGGCaggcaagcaagcactctaccaactaagctatatccccagccccaggAATTATTTTTCAGATCCTAAAACCTACTCACAAAGTATGGCCTCTCATGAAACATTAAGCTCCTcttatagaaataaaatttggaaatttaaCTGCTAGAGCATTGTCAGCAGCTTTCTAGTTCTAACATTTTATTTCCACTTTATGAAATCTACTTTATGAAAAGAGAAGCAACTTGGAAAAAAAGCgctctctggggctggagagatggctcagaggttaagagcaccggctgctcttccagaggtcttgagttcaattcccagaaaccacatggtggctcacaaccatccgttatgagatctggtgtcttcctctggcctgcaggcatacatgcaggcagaacattgtatacataataaattttaaaaaatctttaaaaaaaaaaaaagaaaaacaataatgtatatgagaaaaaaattgagGCAAAATAACAACTGTAAATATGGATAATAGacatgttattcttttttttaaagattatatatatattatgtatacaatattctgcttccatgtatatctgcacaccagaggagggcaccagatcttataatggatggttgcgagccaccatgtggttgctgggaattgaactcaggacctctggaatagcagttggtgctcttaacctctgagccatctctccagcccagatatGTTATTCTTATAACTTTATTTTaactttgaaattttgtttttctttctgccacTACTTTTGAGAGAAGATTTGACTATGAAGTCTAGTAGACACGTTTCAAATTCAGAATACTATGGCTTTAGGTTTCCGAGTACAAGGCTATAACTTTGAAATTCTGACAAATGAAATATTACTGAAAATCTTATGCTCACTTGTATACAAACATAGAATAACATAGAATATAAAAGGTTACTCACATGGAATTAAACATTCCCATTAAGGCAGTAAAACAAAAGCCAATTGCAAACATGGATTTCATTCGTACctacaaggaaaacaaacaaatacatggtCATTTcacactaaaggaaaaaaaaatagtaaggcCTACTACAAAAATTGAAgtttcagagcaagttccagggctacacaaagaaaccctgtctccaaaaaaaataaggaaggaaggatggacgAACCAACTGACTTAAACACAATGTATTTGATGCAAATAGgacttctgttaaaaaaaaaaaaacagcttataTGGTTCACGTGAAGTTATACTCTGGGCTCTACTCTTACCATTGACAGATCTCTATTGTTGTTCTTTAGTTTCTCTTCTTGTCTCTCTGAAAAGAattaataaactggttaacacaAAAGTATTAAACACAGCATAATTCTTGAATAAATTACCACTGTTTGGAGATTACAAAAGCATTTTGTTTCAATATCACTCAATAAAATGAAGTGAATACATGGTTTGTTACTTATTTTATACTAACAGAATGTTTAAATATAGCAGTGccaaaatatttctatttaaataaaagtgcTATAAGTGGTGCTCACAGATTGGTGGTAACAAACAGCTGTCTGACTGGACTCAAAGCTCACTAAACAAGAGGGAAATCTTGcttagaaacctagccaacttccTGGAGGTAGTGAAATCATAGAAAAGActcctggggctagagagacggctcggcagttaagagcactgttattcccagcacccacatggaggctcacataATAAAagcttgaaaaaaagaaataaaagggggctagagagatggctcagaggttaagagcaccgactgctcttccagaggtcctgagttcaattcccagcaaccacatggtggctcataaccatctataatgagatctggtgccctcttctggtgtgtgtgtatatatatatatatatatatggaagcagaatgttgtatacataataaataaaatcttttaaaaaaaaaaaagaaagaaagaaaagaatctactaTCACCACTTTGgtagaccagcataattccttactatgctctaaatcttatccttatatccacaggtaa is part of the Cricetulus griseus strain 17A/GY chromosome 5, alternate assembly CriGri-PICRH-1.0, whole genome shotgun sequence genome and encodes:
- the Tmco1 gene encoding calcium load-activated calcium channel, with amino-acid sequence MSTMFADTLLIVFISVCTALLAEGITWVLVYRTDKYKRLKAEVEKQSKKLEKKKETITESAGRQQKKKIERQEEKLKNNNRDLSMVRMKSMFAIGFCFTALMGMFNSIFDGRVVAKLPFTPLSYIQGLSHRNLLGDDTTDCSFIFLYILCTMSIRQNIQKILGLAPSRAATKQAGGFLGPPPPSGKFS